TAGCAAAAAAAATGTTAATTCTGGATCTAGTACAAAAACTTCTGAATACAAGGTGAAACAAATAGCATTTGATGTTTTTCCTTCTCCTTTGATGATAGCTGTTATTCCCCAAGGTTCCGCAAGAGACAAGCGGTTATAAGACACGTTTGGTGGAACTTTGGTTCGCTTTTGCTTCGGTTTCTCTATAAAAGCGGTTATAAGACCTGCGGGGCTCCGTTTTATTAGCTCGAACTCCTTGGTGCAATGTGTCAAGGTGCTAGAGCTATTTGGAACCCcgtaggccctgttcggctgatCAATtttcggatgattcaatagtgttctatgagagagaataagctgaaacaagctgaaagTAGTTCAGCCGAAATGTGTATACAGTCAGGTCTACTAGTTGAAGCATCAATTGCGAGGAAAGAATGTACTGAATAAATGATCTCTTGGACCGGAATAAATTAAATTGCAATGATGCAATCCCGAACACACCTGCTCATTGAAACATTATCTTGCGGCGTCGAGCTAACACAGTCACACATGACAAAACCGCGCGCCCAGGCAACTTTCTTCTGTAGAAATACGTATATTTTTCCTCAACCGGATATCGCTTGACTTTGGTGCCTTGTAGAAATATCTTATCTCACAAAGTATTTTCCATTGAGGGAATTACAAGGTTAGCATCTGATTTTTCTCGTGAGAAAAGGTTATCATCTGATTCAACTTAGAACATAATAGTTCAAATAGGTTGAATCGCTGTTAAAAAAAAGGAGCACCACAAAAGTTTGTAGCAAAACCTGCTGGGATGCACTAGTATAACTTTCTAGGGAGTGATCGGTGCTTCGGTTTTTGATACGTTCACTTGTGGATGTATCAGCGACTGAAAGTGAGATACCCCTCAAAACAATATTggaagttaaaaaaaaaaaaaatcaaaggaaAAGTGGTACTCCATCGGTcccaaataaatcaacttctagagttacccatgttatttttttttaaatttgactaaTTTTCTAGGAAATAATATCTATATCCATATGGAAAATAAGTGCACTATGAAAACTTTGTTTCATGTATCTAATTATATTAATCTTTGTTATAAATATTGGTGTTCTgaagttagtcaaacttataaCAGCTTTTTAATTTATTTAGAAATGGGGCATGCCTACGTATTGTGGATAATGAGATTGAGAGTGGTTACGGACTCTTCCCACACGCTGAGTCGCTGACCAAGAGAATAGAAAACATCATTCACGTCTATAAATGCCAGCTCATTAACTTCAATAATGTGCAACGAGACATATATTGGCAAAAGACATGGCACTCTGTTCTTCCATGCGTGCCCATCTGGCGCTACTACTTTGCTTTTGCGTGCTTTTATCGGGAGTAAATGGACGATCTCGCAAGGTAGGCACGCTTGCTAATAGTTCAGCCATCACTGCTATCGTATGGTATAGCTTAAATAAGGCTTCTTAAATCCAAAATTCTACTCATCTATGTGTTTGTAGCTTTATATTGTCTATCTAGGCGATGTGAAACATGGGCACCCGAACGATGTAATCGCTTCGCACCATGATATGCTCACGACTGTTCTTGGAAGGTACTTTCTAGTTCCTATTTGACCCCTATGGATCATGAATTTCCTTTTACTTGCTGATTTTTATCAACCCTGATCGATGAACTATATCTAGTAATCCATTATTTACTATCATAGATTTGCATAGTTATTAGGTGATGTTTACTTGCTAAGAGATCGAGTATGTTGTATATCCGTGGAACTCCTGAACTTTCAGCAAGGAAGAGACTTTGGACTCCATCATCCACAACTACAAGCATGGCTTCTCAAGCTTCGCAGCAATGCTTACTGAAGACCAAGCTAAGCAGCTTGCAGGTCAGGTGTTTCCGTCTGTAGGCTCAAGACTTTGCAGCAGTTATAGCCTGTAGAGACTAGGGATATCAGCAAACTAACCGCGCCTTTCTGCCTTCGCTAATCCATATCCAACAGAGCTTACAGAAGTCATCAGTATCGAACCAAGCAGAAGTTACACAACCATGACCACTCGAAGCTGGGACTTTCTTAGTCTGCACCCCCAAATACCCAGTGAGCTTCTCCAGAGAAGCAACTGTGGAGAGGACGTAATCATCGGGGTTATTGACACCGGTTAGTAACCAATATTAGTGTACAAAACTACTATTTCCGTCTAGAATTACTTACGTTTTAGTtttatccaaaatcaaactatCTAAGTTTTAAcctaatttattaaaaaaatttacCAATGTTTATGTTAGCAAATActcgaagggcgggcctggtgcaagcggtagagtcttaccgtctgtgaccgaaAGGTCCCGGATTCGAGTCGTGGTCTCTTCGTATTGCACACTTATAATATGAAAACACTTGCTACAACGGAAGACGGgaacaaataaaacatttggaacatactgttgcaacatatgtatgaaacatatgcaacatcctgattaaaacgtttgcaacatacgtaatgaaacattttaaataaactcttgcaacatgtctctgaaacacttgcaacatgtgcaacatccccgatctacttttgcaacatccatatgaaacaactgCAATATACCTCAAAAACGTCTGAAACGCTTGAAACATATATTTGGAACATAGGGGAGGTGGAGCGCCTGTGCCGGTCAATTCCGGTTGTCGGGGCGGCAGCTGGCGGCGAGTGGCGGCGCGCGAGCATCACTAGCATCCAGCACCAGCGGCGCgcacgagcaccaccaccaccagcaccgaGCTTGGGTCGGTTGGGCGCGCGGCGCGCGCGATGGGAGGAGGCGAGAGGCGCGAACGAACGGCGACGGATGGGGCTCGCGGCAGCAACGAGGGGAGTACGCATCAGCATCCAGGACGGGGCAGCCGTAAGGCACTGTGACATGGGAGGAGGAAGCGGAACGGATAAAGATGGgtgattttttttataaactcGCGAGCAGAGCAAGGGACAGGGTAAAAGCGCAAGCAACGAGGCGGTGAATATGCAGGAGCGGCAGAGTGAGCGGGCGGGTAAAAACACAAGTAACGAGGTGGTGGGCTTGTGGAAGCGTCCGACGATGTGCTCGTGTCGGACGTAAGACGCGTAGTATTACCGCAGGCACATCACATGACATGCATGTCTTTCCGGCGCCAATGGTTGTTGATACTGGAGTAACACAATGATCCTGGCTTATCTGTATACGGTGCACTTGCTGCAGGTATCTGGCCGGAGTCAAGGAGCTTCAGCGACGAAGGGTACGGGCCGGTACCGTCACGGTGGAAAGGCGTGTGCCAGGTCGGAAAGGGCTGGGGCAGCAACAACTGCAGCCGCAAGATCATCGGCGCGCGCTTCTACAGCGCGGGCGTGGCCGAGGAAGAACTCAAGATCGACTACCTGTCGCCTCGGGACGCCAACGGCCACGGCACGCACACGGCGTCCACCGCGGCGGGATCCGTCGTGGACGCGGCTAGCTTCCACGGCCTTGGCGCGGGCGCGACGCGCGGCGGCGCGCCCAGGGCCCGCATCGCGGTGTACAAGGCCGTATGGGGCAGCGGCCGCGGGGCTGGAGCGGCCAATACAGCCACCTTGCTCGCGGCCATCGACGACGCCATCCATGACGGGGTAGATGTCCTGTCACTCTCCCTCACCAGCGAGGAGAACTCTTTTGGTGCCCTGCACGCCGTTCAGAAGGGGATCGCCGTCGTGTACGCCGCGGGGAACTTTGGGCCGGCGTCGCAGGTGGTTCGGAACACTGCTCCCTGGGTCATCACCGTCGCGGCGAGCCAGATTGATCGTTCGTTCCCGACCATGATAACGCTGGGAAACAAGCAACAGATCGTGGTACGAAACACAACCGATAACTCACGATTCATGACTTAATACCTATGCTGATCTTGAGCAAGCTCTGCTAATTTTGCAGGGTCAATCCCTGTACTACTATGGGAAGAACTCAACGGGAAGCAGCTTCAAACCTCTTGCATTTGGAGGCCTGTACGATAAGTCCCTTGTTGTTCTTCGCTGCTTAATTTGTGTGAATTTTCCGAAAGTGATCGGCCAGGCTCTGTTCCTTTCATGTTAGCTGCACCGCCGATTCTTTGAACGGCACGGACGTGAGAGGCCACACGTGTCAGGCATTGTAGCGCGGCTGAAGGCATTGCACCCAAATTGGTCCCCGGCTGCACTAAAATCAGCCATCATGACAACAGGTAACAACCAGAATTCAGAACACTAGTTCTAATCCATGTGAAGATTGTCTGATCTAACACATTTTTGCATGGCTGAAGCATCTGTAACTGATGAACGTGACATGCCAATACTGGCACAAGGATTTCCTAGGAAGATTGCTGACCCATTTGACTACGGAGCGGGGCACATAAAGGGCAGCTGATCCTGGACTCATTTACGACATTGATCCTAATGATTACAACAAGTTCTTCGGGTGCAGCTTCAAGAAATCCGTACCATGCAATGTgtgaaagtgaccaactagtaaatatttgtagttttgccgtacgttgtgatcggatatggcctagcactcaatgacaagggatttatactggttcaggcaacgtgcccgacgactttattcccgagcccaggtgctcgaagtctgcagtggggttacaaacaagagagagatggggtgtccggtcggtccagtcggaagggccgagatcgacgGGAGCTTTGCTACAAACggagtgttcgagcgtgtgctcgaagGATTGCGAGCTATTGATCTAATGGACCTGAACTTAAGAAGTCGACTTAGGTTAACTGCCTGTgcattggagggagcgcatccccttttatagaagaaggggatagCTTTACACGGGAGAGAGAGTACgaacgtttctaagccttgttgcccacgccgatggggatgggataatggtgggcgcccgcaatactgttgatgttacTTGTGGAATGTCAGGTGCACGcaggaggttgagctgctttcttcaagactggaggacgtcggtacctgcaaaaatgctgTCTCGCCGACTGGAGGTAGGGCTTTACCACGTTTACCCGGTATGGTGAATCCcggcgcccgcaatactgttgatgcccagaggtacATGGGGGTCTCACCGTATGGGcgttttgaccggcgcctacaatactgtagaggtaaatgtGGATGCCTACAAAACTGTTTGTGGCAGGGCGGTTGTAAAGTACTAttccacagggtatggtccctggtgccgtggtttgacttgtgaacCCTGTTTTGCCTTCCTTTGTACGCCTTctggtcccttccgagcgggcatccccggtcggatggtccctGTCGGTTCTGgtgcgccagttggagaatagcgatgggcagtgttttctatgaaccccggttgGAGATAcgaggtcggagtcagaagcggtcctcgggtcaggctttccgagtggaggccatgCGAAGGCGGCCGGGGTcggacgctagcgctccgatcggagaggccgtctggaGTTGGCCTgggcctgagctagtgctccggtcggaaagatgggccgaaggtggTCAGGGCCTgaggcgagtgctccggtctgttgaacTTAGACTCTcaggccggtccagaagaaaaaatgtcgtcctcctgggccgagccttggcgtggaagccggtccccgagggaccccgggtttatgaacccgacaggagcccccgagcccccgggcgattcgggcagaatcgtccgggagatttttgtcttgccggcgggtgcgcgcgagcgcaccggcgggtgtagcccccgagcctccgggcggttcgggcagaaccggccGGGGGGTTTTTCTgcgttgccagcgggggaggtttctcgttcggtgggtgcgcgcgagcgcacccgcgggtgtagcccctgagcccccgggcggttcgggcagaaccgtctggggggtgttttttagcgggcgtgtgtgcgtgttttttgagACGGATTTTTGTTTACCCAAGGCGTCGTTGCACAGCCAAGGTATTTAGACGCaaggattggattgagacagaacctAGTGATCCCggtgtcggtgcgcgccggggatcgggtgagggatttttttagttttgatgtgacatagctcactgatctttggcgtcgatgcgcgccgtgggatcgggtgaggtggagtagCGAGTAGCCCCAGGCGttggtgcgcgccgtggatcaagagagttagttttagttagtttcagttagtgaagccgttacgcgagtttagaagtcacggtcccaagagccgtagccggatgtcgctgatcctatcgacgcgagttcaGGAGTCGTGGTCCCAGGGTTCCTTTGGAGCGTAGTGAAGCTGTCTGAAGCCGTTACACGAGTTTAGTAGTCGCGGTCCCAGGTTTTATTGGAGCGCAGTGAAGCCATTACGAAGAagttgttagtttagttaaagatcagacgaggcggtgctcacgggtcctggcgtcggtgcgcgccaggGGCCGGGCGAGTCATAGTCGTGGATCTGGCAAGTTCGAGGTCGCCCtccttggcatttttcttgagcccctgagccctttcgTGCCTTCATAGGGGTCGACGTGAGTTTATGTGCGTCTACCCCATCTGATTCCTCACAAACCaggggggctgagtttcgtcgcctgtcccgatcgctcgggctcgaagactagctcggtgagttgttaacgggtgtgatcgagtggaatctgggtcattcgtgatggggtcggcaagccctcttgtgacattccactactcctttacctgcaatccggtagatgcctaggtcgttccggagaccgacccgggtggcttttcggcctcccctcgatggagattctgtgggcttggcgggaggtttaggatcgaacgagaaggttgtgATGACCCGGTCTGCCGGACCGGGCTAGGgccacacggtgctcatctacggttttctcccctgactcTGTTTCGAttactcatatcgaatgaggcaaccgccgcttcgtgatgcaatcATGGAacgttctgatgcatttcgctgcatgtgcgatgcttagttcccgagccctagggcggttcatgccctaaccgtccgggggggttcaggcgtatggaatgaaatgcgcgtatggatgtatgtatgatttaaattgaaatagaggggTTTTTTTACCTTTGATGGTTTTGAGTGACAAGGCTCGGAGACatttagtcagaaatgtccgaccgggacccccATAGGGTGTCCCCtcgcttcctacctgtgtcccggtgcttatcctgagtgaatcgatcgactcacgAGGCCGATTGATCTCTTCGGAGATCTCGCTGTTGGGTCTCTTCTAGGTCTTGACGACTGgagtgatggggttcggagagctttagtcggaGACATCCGACCGGGACCtatgcttgtcaatcgtgggttagcacTTGTGCGAATAGTTTTTATGTATTGAAAGATTATAGTTGGTTTTGTTTTaagtgatggagtcactccattcggggaagctgTCCCCTTTGTTCCTTTAGCTTTTCCTTAACGTAATCtcgagcccggggcgtggcccacgaggctcggtcGCTCGttaccgtaggaaaaggcggggtgcgatcggtcggaattgAAGCAAAACTACACAAGGTAAGTTAAAGGAGCGAACTACCCTTCGAtggggtaggaaggaatttctctCATATGATTTTAACAATAAAACAGAGAGATAAtagtgccccctagtggagcccctgagcacCCCAGGCAAAAAAAGTGTTTTGGGTCGGGGCGCTTTTATCGGGGCAAGTGTTTAACTAAAAGAGCTATAAGACTATttttaggggaaaaacgacgtagctgctcgatgttccaagtgttgttgagaaggttgccgttgttgtcctccagccggtaggtgcccggtcagatTACTTCTATTaccgtgtagggtccttcccatggtggagagagcttgtgtttttccttggttgattgggtcctGTAGAGTACGAGGTCACCGACTTCGAttatccttcctctgatcttccttttgtggtacctgcggagagtttgctggtagcgggcggagcggatgatggttgtttcacgggcctcttcgagcaagtcgactacgtcttgttgagcctccgtggctcggtcgcggtcgaaggcctttactcttggtgCGCCGTGGTCAAGGTCGGAAGGAAGTACTGCCTTAGCCCCgtaggccaagaagaagggcgtaaaccctgtggatcggttcggggtcgttcttaggctccagagga
The DNA window shown above is from Miscanthus floridulus cultivar M001 unplaced genomic scaffold, ASM1932011v1 fs_877_3_4, whole genome shotgun sequence and carries:
- the LOC136533413 gene encoding subtilisin-like protease SBT3.10; amino-acid sequence: MALCSSMRAHLALLLCFCVLLSGVNGRSRKLYIVYLGDVKHGHPNDVIASHHDMLTTVLGSKEETLDSIIHNYKHGFSSFAAMLTEDQAKQLAELTEVISIEPSRSYTTMTTRSWDFLSLHPQIPSELLQRSNCGEDVIIGVIDTGIWPESRSFSDEGYGPVPSRWKGVCQVGKGWGSNNCSRKIIGARFYSAGVAEEELKIDYLSPRDANGHGTHTASTAAGSVVDAASFHGLGAGATRGGAPRARIAVYKAVWGSGRGAGAANTATLLAAIDDAIHDGVDVLSLSLTSEENSFGALHAVQKGIAVVYAAGNFGPASQVVRNTAPWVITVAASQIDRSFPTMITLGNKQQIVGQSLYYYGKNSTGSSFKPLAFGGLCTADSLNGTDVRGHTCQAL